The Dethiosulfovibrio peptidovorans DSM 11002 genome has a window encoding:
- a CDS encoding NAD-dependent epimerase/dehydratase family protein codes for MEERGLVSMAMAGKKALVTGGAGFIGSHLCGVLIDRGWNVSVVDDLSSSDGSNIEGLGDRVSLHVGDIRDLDLMKGLLEDSDALFNLAAMVSVPKSVQKPRECYEVNVTAFSDMLELLKDRPVPVVYASSAAIYGEGADDGPRRETELPMPQSPYGASKAMDELVAAAAFRCWGIPSVGLRFFNVYGPRQNPEGPYASVIPRFTTALLDGRAVTVFGDGEQTRDFVHVEDVARVMVKAADEAQSIGGSVMNVGSGRRASVNEVYSLLSRLVSEKESPSFEPERPGDIRHSFADLSELRSLMDLSSFRSLEDGIDDTVSYYRRRCGL; via the coding sequence ATGGAAGAGAGAGGATTAGTGAGTATGGCTATGGCCGGTAAAAAAGCTTTGGTGACCGGAGGAGCGGGATTCATAGGCTCCCATCTGTGCGGTGTCTTGATAGATAGGGGATGGAACGTGTCGGTTGTGGACGATCTCTCGTCGTCCGATGGCTCCAACATAGAGGGGCTAGGCGATAGGGTCTCCCTCCACGTAGGCGATATCAGGGATCTAGATCTCATGAAGGGGCTTCTGGAGGATTCGGACGCACTGTTCAACCTAGCCGCCATGGTATCGGTTCCAAAGTCGGTACAGAAGCCCAGAGAGTGTTACGAGGTGAACGTGACCGCCTTTTCCGATATGCTCGAGCTACTGAAAGACAGGCCCGTTCCGGTGGTATACGCCAGCTCCGCCGCCATCTACGGAGAGGGGGCCGACGACGGTCCAAGACGAGAGACCGAGCTTCCTATGCCTCAATCTCCCTACGGTGCAAGCAAGGCCATGGACGAGCTGGTGGCAGCCGCGGCTTTTCGCTGTTGGGGTATCCCTTCGGTGGGGCTTCGGTTCTTCAACGTCTACGGTCCCAGACAGAATCCCGAAGGGCCCTACGCCTCTGTCATACCCCGTTTCACAACGGCTCTTCTGGACGGCCGTGCCGTGACGGTCTTCGGCGACGGAGAGCAGACCAGGGACTTCGTTCACGTTGAGGACGTCGCCAGGGTCATGGTGAAGGCCGCCGACGAGGCCCAGTCCATAGGCGGTTCGGTAATGAACGTGGGAAGCGGTCGCAGGGCCTCGGTAAACGAGGTCTACTCGCTCTTGTCCCGACTGGTTTCGGAAAAAGAGTCTCCTTCCTTCGAGCCGGAGAGGCCCGGAGACATCAGGCACAGCTTCGCAGATCTGTCTGAACTGAGGAGCCTGATGGACCTTTCGTCCTTCCGATCCCTGGA
- a CDS encoding winged helix-turn-helix domain-containing protein, whose protein sequence is MLESLITSKTRVRLLLKLFLNPGSSGYLRELADEFGESTNSVRVELNRLAEAGLLESSTEGRTKVYRANSGHPLFPEIQGLVRKTMGIDRLVESVVAKLGDVKLAFVTGDYARGVNSGLIDLVLVGDIDRGYLQSLVSRLEGDLKVKIRWLVLNEAEFGTLRTNFEGQDALVIWKRED, encoded by the coding sequence ATGCTTGAATCTCTGATAACGTCCAAGACGCGGGTGCGTCTTCTTCTAAAGTTGTTTCTGAATCCCGGATCCTCTGGATACCTGAGGGAACTGGCCGACGAGTTCGGCGAGTCGACCAACTCGGTCAGGGTGGAGCTGAACCGTCTGGCCGAGGCGGGATTGCTCGAGTCCTCCACCGAGGGCAGGACCAAGGTCTATCGGGCCAACAGCGGACATCCGTTGTTTCCGGAGATACAGGGACTTGTCCGAAAGACCATGGGAATAGATCGTCTGGTCGAGTCGGTCGTGGCCAAACTGGGTGACGTAAAACTGGCTTTCGTCACCGGCGATTACGCCAGAGGGGTGAACTCCGGTCTTATCGACCTTGTTTTAGTCGGAGATATCGATCGAGGCTATCTCCAGAGCCTGGTATCTCGACTCGAGGGAGATCTCAAGGTAAAGATCCGATGGCTGGTGCTGAACGAGGCCGAGTTCGGTACTTTGAGGACTAATTTCGAGGGACAGGATGCCCTCGTCATATGGAAGAGAGAGGATTAG
- a CDS encoding carboxypeptidase-like regulatory domain-containing protein has product MSRGFMKRWAVFLVLIVGSAFLLGGCGSSGDDPGPTPAPTTSGVVSISGQVANSVPTEISVAATERLSAMKVSRLKSGSGLAGVDISAKMEGWELKKTSSDKSGFYAFDVPVPSEGGRLVLTFSKDGSITYQKAITVKPEESHSVHATLLPVAVDKEVKSGDIVSDDNGRIEIEAPRDGNLTLFVGDPTSADGAAVFPGDYMAATSADDVPLVSMAFFEATLTDPSGDKIERFDPVEVSMLLPEDYRNGTLKDPQGKTYVASGDSRLIASPDEFTCRIEWWSYDDDGAMWVQEDAMTPGSPSDPMKKAWITSGDGGKLYVNAKVNHFSWWNADYPQEFSYFCVKVVDGDGEPMENVAVYSSGVTYKNTSQPKKTDKDGWARGIVVKKSTSKADRERAQVYALAGNVKFFYDVKSDGEGVVASDDIYTPYDENECGRTDGRPSIELDEVIRISFEGVVTGTVTNDSGKALSGVKVYSSVGGVAETDSSGSYSLNVPVGAEVTVYIAGVEGKTATVSDKDTPKVLDFTVANQPPVITKLSRTPEGNVAAGSSTTFTGEAMDPEGGTVTYGWTASEGSFSGATGASTVWTAPAGSGNAQITFTATDSDEKTSAMTVPVSWGSLPSPGRLVVNLKDDDGDPVVGAWVVLHKDDGSVEEYRKTDARGKANFGDIGRKTATISYAYESDRETVTDYGYQTYVQKDLNRNIVTAVGVPVAELTIVTEVLGDEVVEDREDPNYNLNISVDPSDLSDETNVTCQPLGNVYLNNWTTSQDNVPVYPDDLQSDGNLTLLSMAKVWEDETEKMTSWGVLYDETPKSGDSYTLPLDKKPVNLPWSSEKDIISLSVMAERKGVEYDLFNLFQHEFMMTGSTTERREVEEKSLSEILDRAAKSGTIQLPDFDGDVFFQDALALVRDETVSTDITSVEEKKRLGSSLPDKLAVSLPDYSFTNVSVDSSGINPELTWTLSTTQDIDAMNAGVSEEAYSSVTSVDGTVNTHTQVNWDVFFEKGKGTQSYTFPSLPEDLEAWFDDVEGDPTFTVSVIDYDNLTGYSSLMDLVLSGQDPEKSALRILEADFPGALYW; this is encoded by the coding sequence ATGAGTAGAGGTTTTATGAAGAGGTGGGCGGTTTTTCTGGTCCTGATAGTGGGATCGGCCTTCCTGCTGGGAGGTTGCGGAAGCAGCGGTGATGATCCCGGACCGACTCCTGCACCTACTACGTCGGGGGTCGTGTCTATCTCCGGTCAGGTTGCAAACTCGGTTCCGACGGAGATTTCAGTCGCTGCGACCGAGAGACTCAGTGCCATGAAGGTGTCTCGTCTCAAGAGTGGATCTGGGCTTGCCGGAGTCGACATATCGGCAAAGATGGAAGGCTGGGAGCTTAAAAAGACCTCCTCCGATAAGTCCGGTTTTTACGCTTTCGACGTGCCGGTTCCGTCCGAGGGAGGACGACTGGTCCTTACCTTCTCCAAAGACGGCAGTATCACCTATCAGAAGGCGATAACTGTCAAGCCGGAAGAGAGCCATTCCGTCCACGCTACCCTTCTACCGGTGGCGGTGGATAAAGAGGTGAAATCAGGCGATATCGTATCCGACGATAACGGGCGTATCGAGATAGAGGCTCCGAGGGACGGCAATCTGACCTTGTTCGTTGGAGATCCCACCAGTGCCGACGGGGCCGCGGTTTTCCCCGGCGACTACATGGCGGCTACCAGTGCCGACGACGTTCCTCTTGTCAGCATGGCTTTCTTCGAGGCTACCTTGACCGACCCGAGCGGGGATAAGATCGAGAGGTTCGACCCCGTAGAGGTCTCCATGCTCTTGCCCGAAGACTATCGAAACGGTACGTTGAAGGACCCCCAAGGAAAGACCTACGTGGCCTCCGGCGACAGCAGGCTTATTGCCAGTCCCGATGAGTTCACCTGCAGGATAGAGTGGTGGTCCTACGACGACGACGGGGCTATGTGGGTTCAGGAAGATGCCATGACTCCCGGATCTCCTTCGGATCCCATGAAAAAGGCCTGGATAACTTCCGGAGATGGAGGCAAGCTTTACGTCAACGCCAAGGTCAACCATTTCAGTTGGTGGAACGCAGACTACCCCCAGGAATTCTCCTATTTCTGCGTCAAGGTGGTCGACGGAGACGGCGAGCCCATGGAAAACGTGGCTGTCTACTCCTCCGGCGTGACATACAAAAACACCTCTCAGCCCAAGAAGACGGACAAGGACGGTTGGGCCAGAGGAATCGTGGTGAAGAAGTCGACCTCCAAGGCCGATCGGGAGAGAGCCCAGGTATACGCTCTCGCTGGTAACGTCAAATTCTTCTACGACGTTAAATCCGATGGGGAGGGCGTTGTTGCTTCCGACGATATCTACACTCCTTACGATGAAAACGAGTGTGGAAGAACCGACGGAAGACCCTCTATCGAGCTGGACGAGGTCATAAGGATAAGCTTCGAAGGGGTCGTAACGGGAACCGTCACCAACGATTCGGGCAAGGCTCTGTCTGGAGTCAAGGTCTATTCCAGCGTTGGCGGAGTGGCCGAGACCGATTCCTCCGGAAGCTACAGCTTGAACGTGCCTGTAGGCGCCGAGGTGACGGTTTACATAGCCGGTGTCGAGGGAAAGACCGCTACTGTAAGCGATAAGGACACCCCGAAGGTTCTGGATTTCACCGTGGCGAACCAGCCTCCGGTCATAACCAAACTGAGCAGAACTCCCGAGGGCAACGTAGCCGCGGGGTCGTCGACCACCTTCACCGGAGAGGCTATGGATCCGGAGGGCGGCACCGTGACCTACGGTTGGACCGCCTCCGAGGGGTCCTTTTCCGGAGCTACCGGAGCTTCCACCGTTTGGACCGCTCCTGCCGGTTCGGGCAACGCTCAGATAACCTTTACCGCCACCGATAGCGACGAAAAGACCAGCGCTATGACCGTTCCCGTCTCTTGGGGGAGCCTTCCTTCTCCCGGACGGTTGGTGGTGAACCTCAAGGACGACGACGGAGATCCCGTAGTTGGTGCCTGGGTGGTGCTTCATAAGGACGATGGATCGGTCGAGGAATACAGGAAGACCGATGCGAGAGGTAAGGCGAACTTCGGGGATATAGGGAGAAAGACCGCCACAATCTCCTATGCTTACGAGTCGGATCGCGAGACCGTTACGGATTACGGTTATCAAACGTATGTCCAAAAAGATCTCAACCGCAATATAGTGACCGCGGTAGGCGTCCCGGTCGCGGAACTGACCATAGTTACCGAGGTTCTGGGAGACGAGGTCGTAGAGGATAGGGAGGATCCCAACTATAACTTGAACATATCGGTAGACCCCTCCGATCTTTCCGACGAGACGAACGTTACCTGTCAGCCACTTGGAAATGTTTACCTAAATAATTGGACAACCAGCCAGGACAACGTTCCGGTCTATCCTGACGATCTGCAAAGTGACGGTAATCTGACCCTTCTTTCCATGGCCAAGGTTTGGGAAGACGAAACGGAGAAGATGACATCCTGGGGCGTCCTTTACGACGAGACTCCCAAGTCGGGAGATTCCTACACTCTGCCTCTGGATAAGAAACCCGTTAACCTGCCCTGGTCTTCCGAAAAGGACATAATCTCCCTTTCGGTCATGGCGGAAAGAAAAGGCGTCGAGTACGATCTGTTCAACCTTTTCCAGCACGAGTTCATGATGACTGGCTCCACGACAGAGCGCCGTGAGGTCGAGGAAAAGTCCCTCTCCGAGATCCTGGACAGGGCAGCTAAGTCCGGTACCATACAGCTTCCCGATTTCGACGGTGATGTCTTCTTCCAGGACGCATTGGCTCTCGTCAGAGACGAGACAGTAAGCACCGATATCACCTCGGTGGAGGAGAAGAAACGTCTGGGTTCGTCTCTGCCCGATAAGTTGGCCGTATCTCTGCCGGATTACTCCTTTACCAACGTCAGCGTCGACAGTTCGGGAATCAATCCCGAATTGACCTGGACTCTCAGCACAACTCAGGACATAGACGCTATGAACGCGGGAGTAAGTGAGGAAGCCTATTCTTCTGTGACGTCCGTTGATGGGACGGTGAATACTCATACGCAGGTCAACTGGGATGTATTCTTCGAGAAGGGTAAAGGAACCCAAAGCTACACCTTCCCGTCCCTTCCCGAAGACCTGGAGGCCTGGTTCGACGATGTCGAAGGGGACCCGACTTTTACCGTTTCCGTCATAGACTACGATAACCTCACCGGGTATAGTTCTCTGATGGACCTGGTCCTCAGCGGGCAGGATCCGGAGAAGTCGGCCTTACGGATTCTGGAAGCGGACTTTCCGGGAGCTCTCTACTGGTAA